The Thermothielavioides terrestris NRRL 8126 chromosome 2, complete sequence genome includes a region encoding these proteins:
- a CDS encoding carbohydrate esterase family 12 protein (CAZy_ID 269782) has product MVYWSTLLLAGLAASGAHGTPVEVARRATPTVYLAGDSTMAKTGNGLMGWGEYLAQYITLPVVNKAIAGRSARSYTEEGRFSEIEQLVQADDIVVIEFGHNDGGSPSSASDNGRSDCPGAGDETCTSGKTGATVYTFNHYVEAAARSFVAKGARVVVSSQTPNNLWETGTFVYSVPRFVGYAAAAAEHVGAGASFVDHFQAVADMFLKLGSAKTNALYPQDHTHTSPEGADLVAQAFVEAVGKRFNGTTALDSYVKSPLPAVF; this is encoded by the exons ATGGTCTACTGGTCGACACTCCTTCTGGCCGGACTCGCCGCATCGGGAGCCCACGGCACGCCCGTTGAGGTCGCTCGCCGGGCGACACCGACCGTCTACCTCGCGGGAGACAGCACCATGGCCAAGACGGGCAACGGGCTCATGG GCTGGGGCGAGTATCTCGCCCAGTACATCACGCTGCCGGTGGTCAACAAGGCGATCGCGGGCCGGTCGGCGCGCAGCTACACGGAGGAAGGGCGGTTCAGCGAGATCGAGCAGCTGGTGCAGGCGGACGACATCGTGGTGATCGAGTTCGGGCACAACGACGGCGggtcgcccagctcggcgtcggaCAACGGGCGCAGCGACTGcccgggcgcgggcgacgagACGTGCACGTCCGGCAAGACGGGCGCGACGGTCTACACCTTCAACCACTacgtcgaggcggcggcgcgcagcttcGTCGCCAAGGGcgcccgcgtcgtcgtcagcTCGCAGACGCCGAACAACCTGTGGGAGACGGGCACGTTCGTCTACAGCGTGCCGCGCTTCGTCGGCtacgccgcggccgccgccgagcacgtCGGCGCGGGTGCGTCTTTCGTCGACCACTTccaggccgtcgccgacatGTTCCTCAAGCTTGGCAGCGCAAAGACCAACGCGCTCTACCCGCAAGACCACACGCACACGAGCCCCGAGGGGGCCGACCTGGTGGCCCAGGCGTTCGTGGAGGCCGTCGGGAAGCGCTTCAACGGGACCACGGCGCTGGACTCGTACGTGAAGAGTCCGCTACCGGCGGTGTTTTGA